A genomic window from Silene latifolia isolate original U9 population chromosome Y, ASM4854445v1, whole genome shotgun sequence includes:
- the LOC141628704 gene encoding uncharacterized protein LOC141628704: MGGFGIVDLRRWNVAALGKYVWWIAHKEDHLWVKWIHAIYMKHEDWFSYNPKSTASWSWRKICGVKDKLKQGYVGSWWMKQDNHYTIQQGYSWLGGLTGQQVPWYHFVWNRYSLPKHCFMGWVAVQGRLLTKDRLMNMQICQDSVCVLCGNDGEDHAHLFFGCTFSSLCLQQLNNMLRTQVPDTGYVEWWTHKRFQSLFRKQVVAACLQGLVYYIWDARNRCRIEHVVPRPEKIVKLVKGAIMMRLQRMCMGREKERYRQFFH; encoded by the coding sequence ATGGGGGGATTTGGCATTGTTGATTTGAGAAGATGGAATGTGGCAGCTCTTGGTAAATATGTGTGGTGGATTGCCCACAAGGAGGATCACCTCTGGGTGAAATGGATTCATGCTATCTATATGAAACATGAAGACTGGTTCTCCTATAATCCTAAAAGCACTGCTAGCTGGTCATGGAGGAAGATTTGTGGAGTGAAGGATAAATTGAAACAAGGTTATGTTGGCTCTTGGTGGATGAAGCAGGATAATCACTATACTATTCAGCAAGGCTATTCTTGGTTGGGGGGCCTTACTGGGCAGCAGGTTCCTTGGTATCATTTTGTGTGGAATAGGTATAGTTTACCTAAACATTGTTTTATGGGCTGGGTTGCAGTTCAGGGGAGGTTATTAACAAAGGATAGATTGATGAATATGCAAATATGCCAGGATTCTGTGTGTGTACTTTGTGGTAATGATGGAGAAGACCACGCTCATCTTTTTTTTGGATGTACATTCAGCAGTTTATGTCTGCAGCAACTGAACAATATGTTGAGAACTCAGGTGCCTGATACAGGCTATgttgaatggtggactcataaacGGTTTCAGAGTTTGTTCAGAAAGCAGGTTGTTGCAGCCTGTTTACAAGGTCTTGTTTACTATATTTGGGATGCAAGGAACAGATGTAGGATTGAGCATGTAGTTCCTCGGCCTGAAAAGATTGTCAAATTAGTTAAGGGGGCTATAATGATGAGGTTGCAGAGGATGTGTATGGGCAGAGAGAAGGAACGGTATAGGCAGTTTTTTCATTAG